A window of Castanea sativa cultivar Marrone di Chiusa Pesio chromosome 1, ASM4071231v1 contains these coding sequences:
- the LOC142644357 gene encoding SKP1-like protein 1B, translated as MSSRKITLKSSDGETFEVEEAVALESQTIKHMIEDDCADNGIPLPNVTSKILSKVIEYCKKHVETPKAEDRVASADDELKNWDLEFVKVDQATLFDLILAANYLNIKSLLDLTCQTVADMIKGKTPEEIRKTFNIKNDFTPEEEEEVRRENQWAFE; from the exons ATGTCGTCGAGGAAGATAACGCTGAAGAGCTCGGACGGAGAGACGTTCGAGGTGGAGGAAGCGGTGGCGTTGGAGTCTCAGACGATAAAGCACATGATTGAAGACGATTGCGCCGACAATGGAATCCCTCTGCCGAACGTGACCAGCAAGATCTTGTCGAAGGTCATCGAGTACTGCAAAAAGCACGTCGAGACCCCGAAAGCCGAGGACCGTGTCGCCTCTGCCGATGATGAGCTCAAGAACTGGGACCTCGAGTTCGTCAAAGTCGACCAGGCCACCCTCTTCGATCTCATCTTG GCTGCAAATTATCTGAACATCAAGAGCTTGCTGGATCTGACTTGCCAGACAGTGGCAGACATGATCAAGGGCAAAACACCAGAGGAAATCCGCAAGACGTTCAACATCAAGAATGACTTCACACCCGAGGAAGAGGAGGAGGTTCGCAGGGAGAACCAATGGGCCTTTGAgtga